The following proteins are co-located in the Paludibaculum fermentans genome:
- a CDS encoding M20/M25/M40 family metallo-hydrolase, with product MRLRSLLLPLFTTCLFAADTAAPLPEVAQLLVDIIRVDTSNPPGNEDKLAQLLAAKFKPYGFEIDIIPTPQPGKSHFIARLRGNGSRKPVLLAAHADVVGVEREKWTVDPFEGVVKDGAVWGRGAIDFKGGLAVFAQAAIDIARRKIPLDRDIIFLSEADEEGGQYNTRYLSTKAWDKIDCEFALNEGGWIIKDDKGKVLYVSISTADKSGVSLKLTARGTSTHSSMPRPDNAIYTLARALAKVSEYDTKPKLTSSTREFFMALSQVSAEPMKSHFRNLSEGKDPQLVAAADKAISENTLLHAIMRDTIAPVLMNAGFRGNVIPGSAEVTLNFRTIPGTSNQELIDEMTRVINDPRVEITVAQPGIGRTPLTPEQLKDYERLRNMPESSKETDLYRALVASSKKTYPGAVVTPYLFQAGTDAFAWRSRNIPVYGIYPYPIDAADLSRMHGNDERVPISSLQTGVALITDTLLDVAAAKK from the coding sequence ATGCGCCTGCGCTCGCTTCTTCTGCCTCTCTTCACAACTTGCCTGTTCGCTGCCGATACGGCCGCACCGCTGCCGGAAGTTGCACAACTCCTCGTCGACATCATCCGCGTCGACACCAGCAATCCGCCGGGCAATGAGGACAAGCTGGCGCAACTCCTGGCCGCGAAGTTCAAGCCCTACGGCTTTGAGATCGACATCATCCCCACCCCTCAACCCGGCAAGAGCCACTTCATCGCGAGACTCCGAGGCAATGGCAGCCGCAAGCCGGTCCTCCTCGCTGCTCATGCCGACGTCGTAGGTGTAGAGCGCGAAAAATGGACCGTTGACCCCTTTGAAGGCGTAGTGAAAGACGGAGCCGTCTGGGGCCGTGGCGCCATCGACTTCAAAGGCGGCCTGGCCGTCTTTGCGCAGGCAGCCATCGACATCGCCCGCCGCAAGATCCCCCTCGACCGCGACATCATCTTCCTCTCCGAAGCCGACGAGGAAGGTGGCCAGTACAACACCCGCTACCTCTCCACGAAGGCCTGGGACAAGATCGACTGCGAATTCGCCCTGAACGAAGGCGGCTGGATCATCAAGGACGACAAGGGCAAAGTCCTCTATGTCAGCATCTCCACCGCCGACAAATCCGGCGTCAGCCTGAAGCTCACCGCGCGCGGCACCTCCACCCATTCCTCCATGCCGCGGCCCGACAACGCCATCTACACCCTCGCCCGCGCCTTGGCCAAAGTCTCTGAGTACGACACGAAACCCAAACTCACCAGTTCCACCCGCGAGTTCTTCATGGCCCTCTCCCAGGTCAGCGCGGAGCCGATGAAATCGCACTTCCGCAATCTCTCCGAAGGCAAGGACCCTCAGCTCGTCGCCGCCGCCGACAAGGCCATCAGCGAGAACACCCTCCTGCACGCCATCATGCGCGACACCATTGCGCCCGTCCTCATGAACGCCGGCTTCCGCGGCAACGTCATTCCAGGCTCGGCCGAAGTCACGCTCAACTTCCGCACCATCCCCGGCACCTCCAACCAGGAACTCATCGATGAGATGACCAGGGTGATCAACGACCCCCGAGTCGAAATCACCGTCGCCCAACCCGGCATCGGCCGCACTCCGCTTACGCCCGAGCAGTTGAAGGACTACGAGCGGCTCCGCAACATGCCCGAGTCTTCGAAGGAGACCGACCTCTATCGCGCGCTCGTCGCCAGTTCAAAAAAGACCTACCCCGGAGCCGTCGTCACGCCCTACCTCTTCCAGGCCGGCACCGATGCCTTCGCCTGGCGCTCGCGCAATATTCCCGTGTACGGCATCTACCCTTACCCCATCGATGCCGCCGACCTCAGCCGTATGCACGGCAACGATGAACGTGTGCCCATCTCCTCGCTGCAGACGGGCGTTGCTTTGATCACCGACACCTTGCTGGATGTCGCCGCCGCCAAAAAGTAG